The Streptomyces avermitilis MA-4680 = NBRC 14893 genome contains a region encoding:
- a CDS encoding chitinase codes for MDRAPGTPPRRRTPLRTPRRTRTWAGLLAAVLGASVLSLTGAGPASAADVNNAKNGGYESGLGNWTCSASSGTTVSSPVHGGSAALKATPAGQDNAKCTQTVAVKPNSTYTLSAWVQGGYAYLGASGTGTTDVSTWTPDSTSWKQLTTTFTTGAATTSVTVYTHGWYGQAAYYADDLSVFGPDGGGGSDPAPTVPAAPAGLAVSSTTSSSVSLSWNSVSGATGYNVYRAGTKVQSVTGTSATVSSLAASTSYSFQVTATNAAGESAKSAAVTGTTSASSGGGGGSVPKHAVTGYWQNFNNGAQVQKISDVQSQYDIIAVAFADATSTPGAVSFSLDSAGLGGYTVDQFKADIKAKQTAGKKVIISIGGQNGTVSVNDSASAANFANSVYSLMQTYGFDGVDIDLENGLNATYMSQALRSLSAKAGSSLVITMAPQTIDMQSTSNGYFQTALNIKDILTVVNMQYYNSGSMLGCDGKVYSQGSVDFLTALACIQLEGGLAPSQVGLGLPASTSGAGSGYVSPTVVNNALDCLTKATNCGSFKPSKTYPDLRGAMTWSTNWDASAGNAWSNGVGAHVHALP; via the coding sequence GTGGACCGCGCACCAGGCACACCCCCACGCAGACGCACCCCCCTACGCACCCCGAGGCGCACCCGCACATGGGCGGGGCTCCTCGCCGCCGTACTGGGTGCGTCCGTCCTCTCCCTCACCGGTGCCGGTCCGGCCTCGGCCGCGGACGTCAACAACGCGAAGAACGGCGGCTACGAGTCGGGCCTCGGCAACTGGACGTGTTCCGCGAGCAGCGGTACGACCGTCTCCTCGCCGGTGCACGGCGGTTCGGCCGCGCTGAAGGCGACGCCGGCCGGCCAGGACAACGCGAAGTGCACCCAGACGGTCGCGGTCAAGCCCAACTCGACGTACACGCTGAGCGCCTGGGTGCAGGGCGGGTACGCCTACCTGGGCGCGAGCGGCACGGGTACGACGGACGTGTCGACGTGGACACCGGACTCGACGTCCTGGAAGCAGCTGACCACCACCTTCACGACCGGCGCCGCGACGACGTCAGTGACGGTCTACACGCACGGCTGGTACGGGCAGGCGGCGTACTACGCCGACGACCTGTCCGTCTTCGGCCCCGACGGCGGCGGCGGTTCGGACCCCGCGCCCACGGTCCCCGCGGCCCCGGCGGGCCTCGCCGTGTCGTCCACCACGTCCTCCTCCGTCTCCCTGTCCTGGAACAGCGTCTCCGGAGCGACGGGCTACAACGTGTACCGGGCCGGTACGAAGGTCCAGTCGGTGACGGGCACGTCGGCGACGGTGTCCTCCCTCGCCGCCTCGACGTCGTACTCCTTCCAGGTCACGGCGACGAACGCGGCGGGTGAGTCGGCGAAGTCGGCGGCGGTGACGGGCACGACGAGCGCCTCCTCGGGCGGGGGCGGGGGTTCCGTGCCGAAGCACGCGGTGACGGGCTACTGGCAGAACTTCAACAACGGGGCGCAGGTCCAGAAGATCTCGGACGTCCAGTCGCAGTACGACATCATCGCGGTGGCCTTCGCGGACGCGACGTCGACGCCGGGCGCCGTGAGCTTCAGCCTCGACTCGGCGGGCCTCGGCGGCTACACGGTCGACCAGTTCAAGGCGGACATCAAGGCGAAGCAGACGGCCGGCAAGAAGGTCATCATCTCCATCGGCGGCCAGAACGGCACGGTGTCGGTGAACGACTCGGCCTCGGCGGCGAACTTCGCGAACTCGGTGTACTCCCTGATGCAGACGTACGGCTTCGACGGCGTCGACATCGACCTGGAGAACGGCCTCAACGCGACGTACATGTCGCAGGCGCTGCGGTCCCTCTCCGCCAAGGCGGGCTCGTCCCTGGTCATCACGATGGCGCCGCAGACGATCGACATGCAGTCCACGTCGAACGGGTACTTCCAGACGGCTCTGAACATCAAGGACATCCTCACCGTCGTCAACATGCAGTACTACAACAGCGGTTCGATGCTCGGCTGCGACGGCAAGGTGTACTCGCAGGGCTCGGTCGACTTCCTCACGGCCCTCGCCTGCATCCAGCTCGAAGGCGGCCTCGCCCCGTCCCAGGTGGGCCTCGGCCTGCCGGCCTCGACGAGCGGCGCCGGCAGCGGCTATGTCTCCCCGACGGTGGTGAACAACGCCCTGGACTGCCTGACCAAGGCCACGAACTGCGGCTCCTTCAAGCCCTCGAAGACGTACCCGGACCTGCGCGGCGCGATGACCTGGTCGACGAACTGGGACGCGTCGGCGGGGAACGCGTGGTCGAACGGGGTGGGGGCGCACGTGCACGCGCTGCCGTAG
- a CDS encoding DUF1266 domain-containing protein — MSFGPPPDVSQAPFPPGWTPPTAVEKALFEARARGDWAAFHDALARTVLYFEVGRDETDADPDGIFPRFHRNLRTGARWWKVFTMGMLPAPQPDLVFARRSLRWFARAWQPTDPPTLLVNPDSPCEVALPLGPAHSTEWSRVAEHVGEPSIAMQLRSLHAGGPLHGPVAHGLACGALLCVNNGSLWNAMAWHGTGYGSERRRLREWWGITSREEWQYYLRSLLACDASSSVWEFALGLRRTIARDFGGHVDIGYWRQAVANVLRAEAGGSTVLSADGVTKSEPRPESETEAKIEGVQRLIGRITRYEARMRADGVLDEGRYVTSVEAWDLGRASKMARWGLGARFGTLQEAEAAVVQAGRSAALSYRSWQDFSAAYILGRCLHFDEEEFGDWYQDMVSAHRILMSEPGSPWLNIPFK, encoded by the coding sequence ATGTCATTCGGGCCGCCACCCGACGTCTCTCAGGCTCCGTTTCCGCCTGGCTGGACGCCACCGACGGCTGTCGAGAAGGCTTTGTTCGAGGCCCGGGCGCGGGGGGACTGGGCGGCGTTCCACGACGCGCTCGCTCGGACCGTGCTCTATTTCGAGGTGGGGCGCGACGAGACCGATGCCGATCCCGACGGCATCTTTCCCCGCTTCCATCGCAACCTCCGGACCGGCGCCCGATGGTGGAAGGTGTTCACCATGGGCATGTTGCCCGCTCCGCAGCCCGACCTGGTGTTCGCCCGCAGGTCCCTGCGCTGGTTCGCACGCGCCTGGCAGCCCACCGATCCGCCGACGCTGCTGGTCAATCCCGACAGCCCTTGCGAGGTCGCCCTGCCCTTGGGGCCCGCACATTCCACGGAGTGGTCCCGGGTCGCCGAGCACGTGGGCGAACCGTCCATCGCCATGCAGTTGCGCTCCCTCCACGCCGGCGGTCCGCTCCACGGCCCCGTCGCCCACGGTCTCGCCTGCGGCGCCCTCCTCTGCGTCAACAACGGCTCGCTCTGGAACGCCATGGCCTGGCACGGCACCGGCTACGGCAGCGAGCGCCGGCGGCTGCGTGAGTGGTGGGGCATCACCAGCCGGGAGGAGTGGCAGTACTACCTGCGCAGCCTTCTGGCCTGCGATGCCTCCAGCTCCGTCTGGGAGTTCGCCCTCGGACTGCGCCGCACCATCGCCCGAGATTTCGGCGGGCATGTCGACATCGGGTACTGGCGGCAGGCCGTCGCCAACGTACTGCGCGCCGAAGCCGGCGGCTCGACCGTACTCAGCGCCGACGGCGTCACGAAGAGCGAGCCACGTCCCGAGTCGGAGACCGAAGCGAAGATCGAAGGTGTGCAGCGGCTCATCGGGCGCATCACGCGGTACGAGGCACGCATGCGCGCCGATGGGGTGCTGGACGAGGGCCGGTATGTGACGTCGGTCGAGGCCTGGGACCTCGGGCGAGCCTCGAAGATGGCCCGGTGGGGGCTCGGCGCCCGGTTCGGGACGTTGCAGGAGGCCGAGGCCGCGGTCGTCCAGGCCGGACGCAGCGCCGCTCTCTCCTACCGCTCCTGGCAGGACTTCTCCGCCGCCTACATCCTCGGGCGCTGTCTCCACTTCGACGAGGAGGAGTTCGGGGACTGGTACCAGGACATGGTCTCCGCCCATCGGATCCTGATGTCCGAGCCCGGTAGCCCCTGGCTCAACATTCCGTTCAAGTAG
- a CDS encoding helix-turn-helix domain-containing protein: MPTRSTPTERQKRLGAELRKMRLAAGAPTEYAAGLLGIDRTRLSNMESGIRPFSPDRVRTLACNYSCTDDGYIEALVAMTSTKERGWWERHRGILPSGLLDIAELEWHATRVRTAQVMHAPGLLQTEDYARGVFTAVLPPLTRLEVELRVAHRMERQQVLERPSPLPYIAYVHEAVLRMPYGGTEATQQQLKHLCSQSERENIEVRVIPTSTGGFPGAGHALLYADGAVPQLDTVQLDSAHGPEFTHADAQLTKYRSHLNWMDGAAMTSAASRDLIRKIARDL; this comes from the coding sequence ATGCCAACCAGATCCACTCCGACGGAACGGCAGAAGCGGCTCGGCGCCGAGCTACGAAAGATGAGGCTGGCCGCGGGTGCGCCCACGGAGTACGCCGCGGGGCTCCTGGGCATCGACAGGACACGGCTGTCCAACATGGAGTCGGGTATCCGCCCGTTCTCGCCGGACCGCGTCCGCACACTGGCCTGCAACTACAGCTGCACGGACGACGGTTACATCGAAGCCCTGGTCGCCATGACGTCGACGAAGGAGCGCGGCTGGTGGGAGCGCCATCGAGGAATCCTGCCCTCAGGGCTCTTGGACATCGCCGAGCTCGAATGGCATGCCACCCGCGTCCGGACCGCTCAAGTCATGCATGCACCCGGCCTGCTCCAGACCGAGGACTACGCCCGAGGCGTGTTCACCGCTGTCCTGCCGCCGTTGACCCGACTAGAGGTCGAGCTGCGCGTCGCACATCGCATGGAGCGCCAGCAAGTCCTGGAGCGACCGAGCCCGCTCCCGTACATCGCCTACGTCCACGAAGCCGTTCTGCGCATGCCGTACGGCGGCACGGAAGCCACCCAGCAGCAGCTGAAGCATCTGTGCTCCCAGTCCGAGCGGGAGAACATCGAGGTCCGCGTGATCCCCACGTCCACGGGCGGGTTCCCCGGCGCAGGGCATGCGTTGCTCTACGCGGACGGAGCAGTTCCCCAACTCGACACCGTGCAACTGGACTCGGCTCATGGACCGGAGTTCACCCACGCCGATGCCCAGCTCACGAAGTACCGTTCCCATCTGAACTGGATGGACGGCGCGGCGATGACGTCCGCGGCATCACGCGACCTCATCCGCAAGATCGCCCGCGACCTGTAG
- a CDS encoding M14 family metallopeptidase, which yields MRLRIRGRGPRSGRRTAALATLLALALAAPVGGAVTDATATGARASDPSADDVRQYEIHQSTTPVTRTAIQQTGVTVDEADEETVVVSGRAAQIKKLRGLGYDLSPLGSAPDRSSGSDVRLFDFPSADSKYHNYAETNTEIDQRLAAYPGIMSKRVIGTSYQGRNIVAIKVSDNVATDENEPEVILTFHQHAREHLTVEMALYLLRELGAGYGSDSRVTNMVNNREIWIVPDLNPDGGEYDIATGSYRSWRKNRQPNSGSSYVGTDLNRNWNYKWGCCGGSSGSTSSETYRGTSAESAPEVKVVSDFVRSRVVGGKQQIKAGIDFHTYSELVLWPFGYTYSDTATGMTADDAAAFKAVGQKMAASNGYTPEQSSDLYITDGSIDDYLWGSQKIFDYTFEMYPSSSSGGGFYPPDEVIERETSRNRDAVLQLLENADCMYRSIGKEAQYCT from the coding sequence ATGCGACTTCGTATCCGCGGCAGGGGCCCACGAAGCGGCAGACGCACCGCCGCCCTCGCCACCCTGCTGGCCCTCGCCCTCGCGGCGCCGGTCGGCGGCGCCGTCACCGACGCCACCGCGACCGGTGCGAGGGCGAGCGACCCCTCGGCCGATGACGTCCGGCAGTACGAGATCCACCAGAGCACCACCCCCGTGACCCGCACCGCCATCCAGCAGACCGGCGTGACCGTGGACGAGGCCGACGAGGAGACCGTCGTCGTCTCCGGCCGCGCGGCCCAGATCAAGAAGCTGCGCGGGCTCGGTTACGACCTCTCGCCGCTGGGCTCGGCACCGGATCGTTCGAGCGGCTCCGACGTACGGCTGTTCGACTTCCCGTCGGCCGACTCGAAGTACCACAACTACGCCGAGACGAACACCGAGATCGACCAGCGGCTCGCGGCCTACCCGGGCATCATGAGCAAGCGTGTGATCGGCACGTCGTACCAGGGCCGGAACATCGTCGCCATCAAGGTCAGCGACAACGTGGCGACCGACGAGAACGAGCCCGAGGTCATCCTCACCTTCCACCAGCACGCCCGCGAGCACCTGACGGTGGAGATGGCGCTGTATCTGCTGCGTGAGCTCGGGGCCGGATACGGCAGCGACTCCCGCGTCACCAACATGGTGAACAACCGTGAGATCTGGATCGTCCCGGACCTCAACCCGGACGGCGGCGAGTACGACATCGCGACCGGGTCCTATCGGTCATGGCGCAAGAACCGTCAGCCCAACTCCGGTTCCTCGTACGTCGGTACGGACCTGAACCGCAACTGGAACTACAAGTGGGGCTGCTGCGGCGGCTCGTCGGGGTCGACGTCCTCGGAGACCTACCGCGGCACGTCGGCCGAGTCGGCGCCCGAGGTGAAGGTGGTCTCCGACTTCGTACGCAGCCGGGTCGTCGGCGGGAAGCAGCAGATCAAGGCCGGGATCGACTTCCACACCTACAGCGAGCTGGTGCTGTGGCCCTTCGGCTACACCTACTCGGACACCGCGACCGGCATGACGGCGGACGACGCCGCCGCGTTCAAGGCCGTCGGCCAGAAGATGGCCGCCAGCAACGGGTACACGCCGGAGCAGTCCAGCGACCTGTACATCACCGACGGTTCGATCGACGACTACCTCTGGGGCAGCCAGAAGATCTTCGACTACACCTTCGAGATGTACCCGTCGTCCAGCTCCGGCGGCGGCTTCTACCCGCCCGACGAGGTCATCGAGCGGGAGACGTCACGCAACCGGGACGCGGTGCTGCAGTTGCTGGAGAACGCGGACTGCATGTACCGGTCGATCGGCAAGGAAGCGCAGTACTGCACCTGA
- a CDS encoding AAA family ATPase, giving the protein MSNYTESLQYLDSYISARVPVIGMRTIEQQRALRLLREAATQPRRSSMPFWIYTRATGLRDLRTNAPVQDDRSLTGAMDFAAAQFTSRANATVVFVDPDDLGGDTPITRHIAELARLADSNMGSIVLITDTPIWSGLQRLGMSLHLDLPDADEMYGILSGFLGDHHGHIPIEWDEADGRRAAEFLLGVTEAECINLMATIAAKGSIQKADVLGLAQAKDRIFSDLTGLERVQLKEADYTVGGLSSLREWLQRKHWQLHEDLRDSALRPPRGVLLVGVPGCGKSLSAKAIAHEWQLPLYRLDMGAIHGKYLGESEGRFREALAMADRVAPCVLWIDEIEKGLAGRDDGSGVPQRIIGQFLFWLQESQSRAFVVATANDIRSLPPELLRKGRFDELFFVDLPDAQDRKEIIELYYQRYLQGEPDRDQVDQLVDLSEGFAGSDIESALHDVGLEARRIGGADGLKASFLRDTFANTVPMSRVNPEQIEEIRAWGRERALPAGRSTVSAAPGGAKPSRRIVFMDD; this is encoded by the coding sequence ATGTCGAACTACACCGAGAGCCTCCAGTACCTCGACAGCTACATCTCCGCCCGGGTCCCGGTCATCGGGATGCGCACCATCGAGCAGCAGCGCGCCCTGCGGCTGCTGCGCGAGGCCGCCACCCAGCCGCGCCGCAGCAGCATGCCGTTCTGGATCTACACCCGGGCCACCGGCCTGCGTGACCTGCGCACCAACGCGCCCGTGCAGGACGACCGTTCGCTGACCGGCGCGATGGACTTCGCGGCGGCCCAGTTCACCAGCAGGGCGAACGCCACGGTCGTCTTCGTCGACCCCGACGACCTGGGCGGAGACACCCCGATCACCCGGCACATCGCCGAGCTGGCCCGGCTCGCCGACAGCAACATGGGCAGCATCGTCCTCATCACGGACACCCCCATCTGGAGCGGGTTGCAGCGGCTCGGCATGAGCCTGCACCTCGACCTGCCGGACGCCGACGAGATGTACGGCATCCTCAGCGGCTTCCTCGGCGACCACCACGGGCACATCCCCATCGAGTGGGACGAGGCCGACGGCCGGCGGGCCGCCGAGTTCCTGCTCGGTGTCACCGAGGCCGAGTGCATCAACCTGATGGCGACCATCGCGGCCAAGGGCTCCATCCAGAAGGCGGACGTCCTCGGGCTCGCCCAGGCCAAGGACCGCATCTTCAGCGACCTCACCGGTCTGGAACGGGTGCAGCTCAAGGAGGCCGACTACACGGTCGGCGGTCTGAGCAGCCTGCGCGAATGGCTCCAGCGCAAGCACTGGCAGCTGCACGAGGACCTGCGCGACAGCGCGCTGCGCCCACCGCGCGGGGTGCTTCTGGTGGGCGTGCCGGGCTGTGGCAAGTCCCTGTCGGCGAAGGCGATCGCCCACGAGTGGCAACTTCCGCTGTACCGGCTCGACATGGGTGCCATCCACGGCAAGTACCTCGGCGAGTCCGAGGGCCGTTTCCGGGAGGCGCTCGCGATGGCGGACCGGGTGGCGCCGTGCGTCCTGTGGATCGACGAGATCGAGAAGGGGCTCGCGGGCCGGGACGACGGCTCCGGGGTACCGCAGCGGATCATCGGGCAGTTCCTGTTCTGGCTCCAGGAGTCCCAGTCGCGCGCCTTCGTCGTGGCCACCGCCAACGACATCCGCAGCCTGCCGCCCGAGCTGCTGCGCAAGGGCCGCTTCGACGAGCTGTTCTTCGTGGACCTGCCGGACGCGCAGGACCGCAAGGAGATCATCGAGCTGTACTACCAGCGCTATCTTCAGGGCGAGCCCGACCGGGACCAGGTGGACCAGCTCGTCGACCTGTCCGAGGGGTTCGCCGGCTCGGACATCGAGTCGGCACTGCACGACGTGGGCCTGGAGGCGCGCCGCATCGGCGGGGCCGACGGTCTGAAGGCGTCGTTCCTGCGGGACACCTTCGCCAACACGGTCCCGATGAGCCGGGTCAACCCCGAGCAGATCGAGGAGATCAGGGCCTGGGGCCGCGAACGCGCGCTGCCCGCCGGGCGTTCCACGGTCAGCGCGGCACCGGGCGGGGCGAAGCCCTCGCGCCGGATCGTGTTCATGGACGACTGA
- a CDS encoding caspase family protein encodes MGTIHALLVGIDDYPSQTATPLRGAVTDVEEAARLVTELVGERADLLFLRDGEATVAAVEDAVVRQLGAAGPGDTALLWFSGHGTQQRATGADLLIEATGQNQALVCVDGPLLDKRLGALLERVAEGGAHVVAVLDCCYAGGGTRAGVLTPRFAPPSPDWDWGEGEGGGGDGGEGWDFGADERARGVVAAAGSGTPAPTRHVLLAASRLDQQSFEGHFGGRRMGAFTYALLGAVREAGPGLGYRELLAAADARLRRSGGRQQPVLYPVTPGGPADQPFLGGAARRPSPHLLRFGADGWEVDCGSGHGLRDGAGAEGTEFTVVDGELVGPVVRARDVRTERTLVDPVEWMPAREQVYPVTLSALALPAAGVALLGPARSEEVRALERAIASAGPGGGPSPLLRLVGSPQEAADLHFRVEVRAGLAHVLGRDGTPFVDPLPLTDPAAHARRIADCLVHLTRWHQLRDLTPRPSLLDGLVRMEIVPWHAAPGQALTPDGSGQITVSYPPGAAGPKAPWLSIRLHNRSPDRKLWCLLLDLTDSYAADSALYRGHFIGPGHTGYALDGDPVQLSLPPNRAVVPGAAARDWLKLIVAERELNTVPFQLPAWDPYAVVARDRVPGDGVLRFTGPGHAADGSRDLGPAYGAAAGRWTTVTVPLRTVVPGGAALPGPGAFTGPGG; translated from the coding sequence ATGGGGACCATTCATGCGCTCCTGGTGGGGATCGACGACTATCCGTCGCAGACGGCGACCCCGCTCAGGGGCGCCGTCACCGACGTCGAGGAGGCCGCCCGGCTCGTGACGGAGCTCGTCGGCGAGAGGGCGGACCTGCTCTTCCTGCGCGACGGCGAGGCGACGGTCGCGGCCGTCGAGGACGCGGTCGTACGGCAGTTGGGCGCGGCGGGGCCGGGGGACACGGCGCTGCTGTGGTTCTCCGGGCACGGCACCCAGCAGCGGGCCACGGGCGCGGATCTGCTGATCGAGGCGACGGGGCAGAACCAGGCGCTGGTGTGCGTGGACGGGCCGCTCCTCGACAAACGGCTCGGCGCGCTGCTGGAGCGGGTCGCCGAGGGCGGTGCGCATGTCGTGGCGGTTCTGGACTGCTGCTACGCGGGCGGCGGCACCCGCGCGGGTGTACTGACCCCACGTTTCGCGCCGCCGTCCCCGGACTGGGACTGGGGCGAGGGCGAGGGCGGGGGCGGAGACGGGGGCGAGGGCTGGGATTTCGGGGCGGACGAGCGGGCCCGAGGGGTCGTCGCGGCGGCCGGCTCCGGTACGCCCGCGCCGACCCGTCATGTGCTGCTCGCCGCCAGCCGTCTCGACCAGCAGTCCTTCGAGGGCCACTTCGGCGGCCGGCGGATGGGGGCGTTCACGTACGCACTGCTCGGCGCGGTGCGCGAGGCGGGGCCCGGCCTCGGCTACCGCGAGCTGCTGGCCGCGGCCGACGCCCGGCTGCGCCGCTCCGGGGGCCGTCAGCAGCCGGTGCTGTACCCGGTGACGCCGGGCGGCCCCGCGGACCAGCCGTTCCTGGGCGGCGCGGCGCGCAGACCGAGCCCGCATCTGCTGCGGTTCGGCGCGGACGGCTGGGAGGTGGACTGCGGCAGCGGCCACGGTCTGCGGGACGGCGCGGGAGCGGAGGGCACCGAGTTCACGGTGGTGGACGGGGAGCTGGTCGGGCCCGTGGTGCGGGCGCGGGACGTGCGCACGGAACGTACGCTCGTCGACCCCGTGGAGTGGATGCCGGCCCGGGAGCAGGTGTATCCCGTGACGCTCTCGGCGCTCGCGCTGCCCGCGGCCGGCGTGGCTCTGCTCGGCCCTGCGCGGTCGGAGGAGGTACGGGCGTTGGAGCGGGCGATCGCGTCGGCCGGGCCGGGCGGCGGGCCCTCGCCGCTGCTGCGGCTCGTCGGCAGCCCGCAGGAGGCCGCGGACCTGCACTTCCGGGTCGAGGTGCGGGCGGGTCTCGCGCACGTACTGGGCCGGGACGGTACGCCGTTCGTCGACCCGCTGCCGCTGACGGACCCGGCGGCGCACGCCCGCCGGATCGCGGACTGTCTGGTCCATCTGACGCGCTGGCACCAGCTGCGTGATCTGACGCCCCGCCCCTCCCTCCTGGACGGGCTCGTCCGGATGGAGATCGTGCCGTGGCACGCGGCCCCCGGCCAGGCGCTGACCCCGGACGGCTCCGGGCAGATCACCGTCTCCTACCCGCCGGGAGCCGCCGGGCCAAAGGCGCCGTGGCTCTCGATCCGGCTGCACAACCGCTCCCCCGACCGGAAGCTGTGGTGCCTGCTGCTCGACCTGACCGACAGCTACGCCGCCGACTCGGCGCTCTACCGCGGGCACTTCATCGGCCCCGGCCACACCGGGTACGCGCTCGACGGCGATCCCGTACAGCTGTCGCTGCCGCCGAACCGTGCGGTCGTCCCCGGTGCCGCCGCCCGGGACTGGCTGAAGCTGATCGTGGCCGAGCGCGAGCTGAACACGGTGCCGTTCCAGCTGCCCGCCTGGGATCCGTACGCCGTCGTGGCCCGGGACCGCGTGCCGGGCGACGGTGTCCTGCGGTTCACCGGCCCCGGCCACGCGGCGGACGGCAGCCGTGACCTCGGGCCCGCCTACGGTGCGGCGGCCGGCCGCTGGACGACGGTGACGGTGCCGCTGCGGACGGTCGTACCCGGCGGGGCGGCGCTGCCCGGGCCGGGGGCGTTCACTGGCCCAGGTGGGTGA